The following coding sequences are from one Ornithodoros turicata isolate Travis chromosome 1, ASM3712646v1, whole genome shotgun sequence window:
- the LOC135377923 gene encoding AP-2 complex subunit alpha-like gives MPAVRGDGIRGLAVFISDIRNCKSKEAEIKRINKELANIRSKFKGDKTLDGYQKKKYVCKLLFIFLLGHDIDFGHMEAVNLLSSNKYSEKQIGYLFISVLLNENSELMRLIIQSIKNDLCARNPIHVNLALQCIANIGSREMAETFGSEIPKLLVSGDTIDVVKQSAALCLLRLLRTLPDITPSGEWTSRIIHLLNDQHMGVVTAAVSLIDALVKKNPDEYKGCVSLAVSRLSRIVTASYTDLQDYTYYFVPAPWLSMKLLRLLQNYPPPDDPGVRGRLNECLETILNKAQEPPKSKKVQHSNAKNAVLFEAISLIIHMDRLGAVIEPNLLVRACNQLGQFLQHRETNLRYLALESMCLLATSEFSHEAVKKHQETVVNALKTERDVSVRQRAVDLLYAMCDKSNAEEIVAEMLAYLETADYSIREEMVLKVAILAEKYASDYTWYVDVILNLIRIAGDYVSEEVWYRVIQIVINREDVQGYAAKTVFEALQAPACHENMVKVAGYILGEFGNLIAGDQRSSPLIQFQLLHSKYHLCSASTRALLLTTYIKFINLFPEIKPEIQGILRSSNNIRCADSELQQRAVEYLNLSQVASPDVLATVLEEMPPFPERESSILAILKRKKPGVTEGINASNKDNLRAGPLLADTATANGTTAATVDLLGLSLDAPPPPSQAPAPAGTTACLVDVFEDGATLTPGGSAVVVTNEEGLRKLVCKHNGILFENDLLQIGVKAEYRQNLGRLGLFYGNKTGSQFQRFIPNLTYEGEALGMQVKPVEPTVDAGAQVEQMVNVECVQDFCEPPGLTVQFVYCGVQQQFALKLPVFLNKFLEPTAMNSESFFSRWKNLCSPGQEDQKIFKATLPMDGEGTRSRLRGFGFQVLEGIDPNPDNFVCAGIVYTRSLQIGSLLRLEPNRQAQMYRLTIRSSKDGVSKVLSDLLQEHF, from the coding sequence ATGCCAGCGGTGCGCGGAGACGGAATACGCGGGCTGGCAGTTTTTATATCGGACATCCGAAACTGCAAAAGCAAAGAAGCTGAGATCAAGAGGATCAACAAAGAGTTAGCAAACATACGGTCCAAGTTTAAAGGCGACAAAACATTGGATGGATACCAGAAGAAGAAATACGTATGTAAGCTGCTGTTCATATTTTTGCTTGGTCATGACATCGACTTCGGTCATATGGAGGCCGTGAACCTCCTTAGTTCGAACAAATACTCCGAAAAGCAAATTGGATATCTCTTCATTTCTGTGTTGCTGAATGAAAACAGTGAGTTGATGCGGCTCATTATACAGTCTATCAAGAATGACCTGTGCGCCCGCAACCCAATTCACGTCAACCTCGCATTGCAGTGTATTGCCAACATCGGCAGTCGCGAAATGGCAGAAACTTTTGGAAGCGAAATACCGAAGCTCTTGGTGTCCGGTGATACGATAGACGTAGTAAAACAGAGCGCAGCCCTGTGCCTACTTCGCCTCCTGAGAACACTGCCGGATATCACACCCAGCGGCGAATGGACGTCGCGCATCATCCACCTCCTGAACGACCAGCATATGGGGGTGGTAACGGCGGCCGTTAGCCTCATCGATGCGCTCGTGAAGAAAAATCCCGATGAGTATAAGGGATGCGTCTCTCTTGCCGTTTCCAGACTCAGTCGCATTGTGACTGCTTCTTACACGGATTTGCAAGATTACACCTACTATTTTGTTCCGGCCCCGTGGTTGAGCATGAAGCTTTTACGTCTGTTGCAGAATTACCCGCCCCCCGATGACCCTGGCGTGCGCGGGCGCCTCAACGAGTGCCTCGAGACGATCCTCAATAAAGCGCAGGAGCCACCGAAGTCTAAAAAGGTGCAACACTCAAATGCAAAAAATGCTGTACTCTTTGAGGCTATTTCACTTATCATCCACATGGACAGGCTTGGAGCTGTTATAGAGCCCAATCTCCTGGTTCGTGCTTGCAACCAGCTAGGTCAGTTTTTACAGCATCGTGAGACTAATCTGAGGTACCTTGCCCTAGAGAGCATGTGCCTGCTTGCCACCTCGGAGTTCTCTCATGAGGCCGTGAAGAAGCACCAGGAAACAGTTGTTAATGCCCTCAAGACAGAACGTGACGTCAGCGTGAGACAACGTGCTGTGGACCTCCTTTATGCTATGTGTGACAAGTCCAATGCAGAAGAAATTGTGGCAGAGATGCTTGCTTATCTCGAGACAGCAGACTACTCTATCCGGGAAGAGATGGTCCTCAAGGTGGCCATCCTTGCAGAGAAGTATGCCTCTGACTACACTTGGTACGTAGATGTCATACTTAACCTGATACGAATTGCTGGAGATTATGTGAGCGAAGAAGTATGGTACAGAGTCATCCAAATTGTCATCAACAGAGAAGATGTTCAAGGCTATGCTGCCAAAACAGTGTTTGAAGCACTTCAAGCACCTGCCTGCCACGAGAACATGGTCAAGGTAGCAGGATACATCCTGGGTGAATTTGGCAATCTTATTGCAGGAGACCAGCGATCAAGCCCACTCATTCAGTTCCAGCTCCTCCATTCAAAGTATCATCTTTGCTCTGCTAGCACCCGAGCACTATTGCTTACAACATACATCAAGTTCATAAACTTGTTCCCGGAAATCAAGCCAGAGATACAGGGCATCCTCCGCAGTAGCAACAACATACGCTGTGCAGACTCTGAACTTCAGCAGCGTGCTGTTGAGTATCTTAACTTGAGCCAGGTTGCTTCACCAGACGTCTTAGCCACCGTGCTTGAAGAGATGCCACCATTCCCTGAGAGAGAGTCTTCAATCTTGGCCATCCTTAAACGGAAGAAGCCCGGTGTAACAGAGGGAATCAATGCAAGCAATAAGGATAACCTACGAGCTGGTCCCCTACTTGCAGACACTGCCACTGCCAATGGGACAACAGCTGCTACAGTAGACTTGTTGGGCTTGTCCCTAGATGCCCCACCACCTCCTTCTCAGGCACCAGCACCAGCAGGAACAACAGCTTGCCTTGTTGACGTTTTTGAAGATGGTGCAACATTAACACCTGGTGGCAGTGCAGTTGTTGTCACCAACGAAGAGGGACTTCGAAAACTGGTGTGCAAGCACAATGGTATCCTGTTTGAGAATGACTTGCTGCAAATTGGAGTAAAGGCAGAGTACAGACAAAATCTTGGTCGGCTAGGCCTCTTTTATGGTAACAAAACTGGTTCTCAGTTTCAGCGTTTcatacctaacctaacctacgaAGGTGAGGCCCTTGGGATGCAAGTGAAACCCGTTGAACCAACTGTGGATGCAGGAGCACAAGTGGAGCAGATGGTCAATGTGGAATGTGTCCAGGACTTCTGTGAACCTCCAGGCTTGACAGTACAGTTTGTCTACTGTGGTGTGCAACAGCAGTTTGCACTCAAACTTCCTGTTTTTCTTAACAAGTTCCTCGAGCCAACAGCCATGAATTCAGAGTCATTTTTTTCCCGCTGGAAGAACCTGTGCAGTCCAGGACAAGAAGATCAAAAGATCTTCAAAGCAACGCTCCCAATGGATGGAGAGGGCACCCGTAGCCGTCTTCGGGGCTTTGGATTTCAGGTACTCGAGGGAATCGATCCCAACCCAGACAACTTTGTCTGTGCTGGAATCGTATACACACGAAGCCTCCAGATCGGGTCCCTGTTGCGCTTGGAGCCCAATCGACAGGCACAGATGTACCGCCTCACCATACGCAGCAGCAAGGATGGGGTTTCCAAGGTCCTGTCGGATTTGCTGCAAGAGCACTTCTAG